In Methanocaldococcus lauensis, a single genomic region encodes these proteins:
- the cofF gene encoding coenzyme gamma-F420-2:alpha-L-glutamate ligase, whose translation MVKITIISPEGKSCSVWNLKNEIEKLGYKAEIFLLSHPEALMSYDFKLDCDLIHSRCGIGCYFDRLTLYSWQFINALEIEGYKFVNSLKTIYLTSDKFKSIKLLAKNKIPTPKTALIRDYEDAVRFIKKYNLSFPVVIKDSFSKCGLRVFIARNFDELKNLTKNAIWEGKLIQEFINFKEGDLYKDMRILVVDGEVVGGYRRVSRDFRTNIYLGNYVEELKIDEELEELALKCAELSGAIILGVDILPTKEDYYVIELNSAPGTKGFKYLGINADKKIAEALVRYAKQ comes from the coding sequence ATGGTAAAGATAACAATCATATCTCCAGAAGGAAAGAGTTGTAGCGTTTGGAACTTAAAAAATGAAATTGAAAAATTGGGTTATAAGGCGGAAATATTTTTACTTTCTCATCCTGAAGCATTAATGAGTTATGATTTTAAATTGGATTGTGATTTAATTCATTCAAGATGTGGAATTGGATGTTATTTTGACAGATTAACTCTTTACTCATGGCAATTTATAAATGCCTTAGAAATTGAAGGTTATAAATTTGTTAATTCTCTCAAAACTATTTATTTAACTTCAGATAAATTTAAAAGTATTAAATTACTTGCAAAAAATAAAATACCTACTCCAAAAACAGCATTAATTAGAGATTACGAAGATGCTGTAAGATTTATAAAAAAATACAATTTAAGTTTTCCAGTAGTTATAAAAGATTCATTTTCAAAGTGCGGTTTAAGAGTATTTATAGCAAGAAATTTTGATGAGTTAAAAAATCTTACAAAAAATGCTATATGGGAAGGTAAATTAATACAAGAATTTATTAACTTTAAAGAAGGAGATTTATATAAAGACATGAGAATATTAGTTGTTGATGGAGAAGTTGTAGGGGGATATAGGAGGGTTAGCAGAGATTTTAGAACTAATATTTACTTAGGAAACTATGTTGAAGAATTAAAAATAGATGAAGAACTCGAAGAATTAGCATTGAAATGTGCTGAATTGTCAGGGGCTATAATATTAGGAGTAGATATTCTACCAACTAAAGAAGATTATTATGTTATTGAATTAAACTCTGCTCCTGGAACTAAAGGTTTTAAATATTTAGGAATAAATGCAGATAAAAAAATAGCTGAGGCATTAGTGAGATATGCTAAACAATAA
- a CDS encoding ribonuclease P protein component 4 → MKKFLEKKLKKIAYERIDILMSLAEEEAKKGNWDRVKRYVYLARRIAMKMRIRFPKKWKRRICKKCGTFLLYGKNARVRVKSKRYPHVVITCLDCGAIYRIPMIREKKERRRKKLEEKLKEKNSMVEE, encoded by the coding sequence ATGAAAAAATTCTTAGAAAAAAAACTAAAGAAGATTGCTTATGAAAGAATTGACATATTAATGAGTTTAGCTGAAGAAGAGGCAAAAAAAGGAAATTGGGATAGGGTTAAGAGATATGTTTATTTAGCAAGAAGAATAGCTATGAAGATGAGAATAAGATTTCCTAAAAAATGGAAAAGAAGGATATGTAAAAAATGTGGAACTTTTTTATTGTATGGAAAAAATGCAAGAGTTAGAGTTAAAAGTAAAAGGTATCCTCATGTTGTTATAACATGCTTAGATTGTGGGGCAATATATAGAATTCCAATGATTAGAGAAAAGAAAGAGAGAAGAAGAAAGAAATTGGAAGAAAAATTGAAGGAAAAAAATAGTATGGTGGAAGAATGA
- the cobA gene encoding uroporphyrinogen-III C-methyltransferase — translation MTGKVILVGAGPGDPELITIKGLKAIKEADVIVYDDLISKDLLNYAKKDAELIYVGKRKGKHSFKQEEINKILVEKAKEGKLVVRLKGGDPFVFGRGGEEILELKKHNIPYDIIPGITSAIAVPEVAEIPVTHRKVATSFTVVTGHEAEDKKEKQVDLSKLNADTIVILMGITNLENLVKELLQNPKRSKDTPVAIIMEGTTKNQKVIKGTLGDIVEKAKKENARPPGVIVVGEVVNVLDK, via the coding sequence ATGACAGGCAAAGTTATCTTAGTAGGAGCTGGACCAGGAGACCCAGAGCTGATAACAATAAAAGGTTTAAAAGCAATAAAAGAGGCGGATGTTATTGTTTATGATGATTTAATATCAAAAGATTTATTAAATTATGCTAAAAAAGATGCTGAATTGATTTATGTTGGTAAAAGGAAGGGGAAACATTCATTTAAGCAGGAGGAAATTAATAAAATATTAGTTGAAAAAGCTAAAGAAGGGAAATTGGTTGTTAGATTAAAAGGAGGAGACCCATTTGTTTTTGGTAGAGGAGGAGAAGAGATTTTGGAATTAAAGAAGCACAATATACCTTATGATATCATCCCAGGAATTACATCAGCTATAGCAGTTCCAGAAGTTGCTGAAATTCCAGTTACTCATAGAAAGGTCGCTACTTCATTTACAGTGGTTACTGGGCATGAGGCAGAGGATAAAAAAGAGAAACAGGTTGATTTAAGCAAGTTGAATGCAGATACTATAGTTATTTTAATGGGTATAACTAATTTAGAAAATTTAGTTAAAGAGTTGTTGCAAAATCCTAAAAGAAGCAAAGATACTCCTGTAGCAATTATAATGGAAGGAACTACTAAAAATCAAAAAGTTATTAAAGGGACTTTGGGAGATATTGTTGAAAAAGCAAAAAAAGAAAATGCAAGACCTCCAGGAGTTATAGTTGTTGGTGAGGTTGTTAATGTCTTAGATAAATAA
- a CDS encoding ATP-binding protein, with protein sequence MKFFNREKEIYKILSIIEGEPNLIYFIFGPINSGKTALINEIINNRLDKNKYLVFYINLRGIFISKYEDFIEVLFEEYEEPFIDKIKRLFLSLIRDSPDVIKSYALLNITGVVDSIPIPKNTLNEFLKNKNAKNVFRYITNILIKIKKEGKQPILIIDELQKIGDMKINGFLIYELFNYFVDLTKELHLCHVFCLSSDSLFIEKIYNEAMLNNRANYILVDDFEKDKALKFMDFLAQEILNKKLSNDEKELIYSHVGGKPILIKTVINSLRYENLEDILESMLNDEIAKLDMFLEVLDYSKPKVEIGDETIEIKKEEIINALKLFKDKYVIPKKEIATPVYVYLVKKNILFLNPQRGILKPQSFLVWNAIKRLF encoded by the coding sequence ATGAAATTTTTTAATAGAGAGAAAGAAATCTATAAGATTTTGTCAATTATAGAAGGAGAGCCAAATTTAATATACTTTATTTTTGGACCAATAAATTCTGGAAAAACTGCCTTAATTAATGAAATAATTAACAATAGGTTGGATAAAAATAAGTATTTAGTTTTTTATATAAATCTTAGAGGAATTTTTATCTCCAAATATGAGGATTTCATTGAAGTGTTGTTTGAAGAGTATGAAGAGCCATTTATTGATAAGATAAAGAGGTTATTTTTATCTTTAATTAGAGATTCCCCAGATGTCATCAAAAGTTATGCATTGTTAAACATTACTGGCGTTGTAGATAGCATTCCAATCCCAAAAAATACTTTAAATGAATTTTTAAAAAATAAAAATGCTAAAAATGTCTTTAGATATATAACCAATATTTTAATAAAGATTAAAAAAGAAGGAAAGCAACCTATTTTAATTATTGATGAACTTCAAAAAATTGGAGATATGAAAATTAACGGCTTCTTAATTTATGAGTTGTTTAATTATTTTGTCGATTTAACTAAAGAATTACACTTATGTCATGTTTTTTGTTTAAGTTCAGATAGTTTATTTATTGAGAAGATTTATAATGAAGCAATGCTTAATAATAGAGCTAATTATATTTTAGTAGATGATTTTGAGAAAGATAAAGCTTTAAAGTTTATGGACTTTTTAGCTCAGGAGATTTTAAATAAAAAACTATCTAATGATGAAAAAGAGTTAATATATAGCCATGTTGGAGGAAAACCAATACTAATAAAAACAGTTATTAACAGCCTAAGATATGAAAATTTAGAGGATATCTTAGAGTCAATGCTAAATGATGAAATAGCAAAATTGGATATGTTTTTAGAGGTTTTAGATTATTCTAAGCCAAAGGTAGAGATTGGAGATGAAACTATAGAAATTAAAAAAGAAGAAATAATAAATGCTTTAAAATTGTTTAAAGATAAGTATGTAATTCCTAAAAAAGAGATTGCTACACCAGTTTATGTTTATTTAGTTAAGAAGAATATCTTATTTTTAAATCCACAGAGAGGAATTTTAAAACCTCAATCCTTTTTAGTTTGGAATGCTATAAAGAGATTATTTTAA
- the dacZ gene encoding diadenylate cyclase, with product MIAKYIIKHGLELAHDIKADAFMIFTETGNSYEILKKLLKKSNNTKIFDILNIHKKLKIIVATPNKATYKKITKENIDSVYPLYIKHREDNRCMIISSGIVHALQLNILKDNYRIVAVVGEPKVPGKLDTIMVVNVKDHVKELELYKLFEELDEKQKKTLKEILKLAMEIGREGREGKYVGTIFVIGDTLNVMSMSKPLILNPFAGHDASIFDENVKGTIKELSSIDGAFIITDEGKVVSAGRLIECKGDINIKKGLGARHVAAASITKNTNAIAVTVSQSGGIVRIFKDGKIVFEADPRENILLLE from the coding sequence ATGATTGCTAAGTATATAATAAAGCATGGATTAGAGTTAGCACATGACATTAAAGCAGATGCATTTATGATATTTACAGAAACTGGGAACTCTTATGAAATACTAAAAAAACTACTAAAAAAAAGCAATAACACAAAAATATTTGATATTTTGAATATACACAAAAAATTAAAAATAATTGTAGCTACTCCAAATAAAGCAACTTACAAAAAAATTACCAAAGAAAATATTGACAGTGTTTATCCTTTATATATTAAGCATAGAGAAGACAACAGATGCATGATAATAAGTAGCGGGATAGTTCATGCCCTTCAATTAAATATTTTAAAAGATAATTATAGAATTGTAGCTGTAGTTGGAGAGCCAAAAGTTCCTGGTAAGTTAGATACTATAATGGTTGTTAATGTGAAAGATCACGTAAAAGAGTTAGAATTATATAAACTCTTTGAAGAGTTAGATGAAAAACAGAAAAAAACATTAAAAGAAATTTTAAAATTAGCTATGGAGATTGGGAGAGAGGGAAGAGAAGGAAAATATGTAGGAACAATATTTGTTATTGGAGATACTTTAAATGTTATGAGTATGTCAAAACCTTTAATATTAAATCCATTTGCAGGACACGATGCAAGTATCTTTGATGAAAATGTAAAAGGGACTATAAAAGAACTCTCATCAATAGATGGAGCATTTATAATTACTGACGAAGGAAAAGTAGTTTCTGCTGGAAGACTTATAGAATGTAAAGGAGATATTAACATTAAAAAAGGATTAGGAGCGAGACACGTAGCTGCAGCAAGTATAACAAAAAATACAAATGCCATTGCCGTTACAGTATCTCAAAGTGGTGGAATAGTTAGAATATTTAAAGATGGCAAAATTGTTTTTGAAGCAGACCCAAGGGAGAATATTTTATTACTTGAATGA
- a CDS encoding ATP-binding protein: MTTFDEEVFRSYYEYKIKSFIKEELANNLIKNNIFEFDIEKFLMHFPDACEVNDLIIERPKEIEEIILDIFKEAYVELFGEDKELEKIQIAFKNPKGCEKLIEDISSSDINKLVKFEGVIVKAGKVCALLKRACYVCPRCGNIKYKTIHNYFELPKVICNNGDCKEEMVIDYEESTYINIQELEIQQPIDLMKNPDDPPRSIKVFLENSSGIYSGRVDVVGTVLKKKTKPKIPVFEIFVKSNYVKIAESYQKIEVRDILGNEELIETLNELGKKKNIIDILSNFMISQIKGYDLVKKAIFLQQIKGAFKFLPDGSPLRRDSHILLITDPGIGKTTMLRRIARLFPQNAYASVTTATGGGLTANVIREATEIGDGWVVKPGVFVRANEGTACIDELTVDKNVMKYILEAMESQTIHVNKGGINVKLPARCAVLAACNPKRGRFDRNLTVIEQIDIPAPLLSRFDLIFPLMDIPNRKEDEEIAEHILNTHIETATKDYKILGSIDIDGIVVDEKLLKYYIIYARSCAYIEENQDLYLGEFDETKLIMPYLTEKAKKMIKKYYLEMRKLGEGDNPIPITARQLEAIIRIAEMHAKARLSDKVEDVDAEVAINIIDDCLKQVAYDPETGTLDLDKIAGTPKSRRDKMDAVLNIIREIVSLRDDGLAPEEDIYEKAESIGLSEKDVESALEYLKKAGDIYNPRIGLWGLL; encoded by the coding sequence ATGACAACTTTTGATGAAGAAGTTTTTAGATCATATTATGAATACAAAATAAAGAGTTTTATTAAGGAAGAGTTAGCAAATAATTTAATTAAAAATAATATTTTTGAATTTGACATAGAAAAGTTTTTAATGCACTTTCCTGATGCCTGTGAAGTTAATGATTTAATTATAGAAAGACCTAAGGAGATTGAAGAAATAATTTTGGATATATTTAAAGAAGCTTATGTTGAGTTATTTGGAGAAGATAAAGAATTGGAAAAAATACAGATTGCATTCAAAAACCCAAAAGGTTGTGAAAAATTAATTGAAGATATATCATCATCTGATATAAATAAGTTAGTCAAATTTGAGGGTGTAATAGTTAAGGCAGGAAAAGTTTGTGCTTTATTAAAAAGAGCCTGTTATGTCTGTCCAAGATGTGGAAATATAAAATATAAGACAATACATAACTACTTTGAACTTCCTAAGGTTATTTGTAACAATGGAGATTGCAAAGAAGAAATGGTTATTGATTACGAAGAATCTACATATATAAATATACAGGAGTTAGAGATTCAGCAACCAATTGACTTAATGAAAAACCCTGACGACCCTCCAAGAAGTATAAAAGTATTCTTAGAAAACAGCTCAGGAATCTATTCTGGAAGAGTGGATGTTGTAGGAACAGTTTTAAAGAAGAAAACAAAGCCAAAAATACCAGTATTTGAAATTTTCGTTAAAAGTAACTATGTTAAAATTGCAGAGAGCTATCAAAAAATTGAAGTTAGAGATATTTTAGGAAATGAGGAATTGATAGAAACTTTAAATGAATTAGGAAAAAAGAAAAATATTATAGACATTTTATCAAACTTTATGATTTCACAGATAAAAGGTTATGACTTGGTTAAAAAAGCAATATTTTTACAACAGATAAAGGGAGCATTTAAATTTTTGCCTGACGGATCTCCTTTAAGAAGAGATAGTCATATTTTATTAATAACTGATCCAGGTATTGGAAAAACTACTATGCTTAGAAGAATTGCAAGGCTGTTTCCTCAAAATGCTTATGCCTCTGTAACAACAGCCACTGGTGGAGGTTTAACTGCTAACGTTATTAGGGAGGCTACAGAAATTGGAGATGGTTGGGTTGTTAAACCAGGAGTGTTTGTTAGGGCTAATGAAGGAACTGCTTGTATAGATGAATTAACAGTAGATAAGAATGTAATGAAATACATCTTAGAGGCTATGGAAAGCCAAACAATACACGTAAATAAGGGAGGAATTAATGTTAAACTTCCTGCAAGGTGTGCAGTTTTAGCTGCGTGCAATCCAAAGAGGGGAAGATTTGATAGAAATTTAACTGTAATAGAGCAGATCGATATTCCCGCTCCATTATTAAGTAGATTCGACTTAATATTTCCACTGATGGATATTCCTAACAGGAAAGAAGATGAGGAGATAGCAGAGCATATATTAAACACTCATATAGAGACTGCAACAAAAGATTACAAAATCTTGGGATCAATTGACATTGATGGAATTGTTGTAGATGAGAAACTACTAAAATATTATATTATATATGCAAGAAGTTGCGCATACATAGAAGAGAATCAAGATTTATACTTGGGAGAGTTTGACGAAACTAAATTAATTATGCCATATTTAACTGAAAAGGCAAAGAAAATGATTAAAAAGTATTACTTAGAGATGAGAAAGTTGGGAGAGGGAGATAACCCAATACCAATAACTGCAAGACAGTTAGAAGCTATTATAAGAATTGCTGAGATGCACGCAAAGGCAAGATTATCAGATAAAGTTGAAGATGTTGATGCTGAAGTTGCTATAAATATTATTGATGATTGCTTAAAGCAAGTAGCCTATGACCCAGAAACAGGAACTTTAGATTTAGATAAAATAGCAGGAACTCCAAAATCAAGAAGAGATAAGATGGATGCTGTCCTAAATATTATTAGAGAGATTGTTAGCTTAAGGGATGATGGCTTAGCCCCTGAGGAAGATATTTATGAGAAAGCTGAAAGTATTGGTTTATCTGAAAAAGATGTCGAAAGTGCTTTAGAATATCTAAAAAAAGCAGGGGATATATACAACCCAAGAATTGGATTATGGGGGTTGTTATAA
- a CDS encoding CRISPR-associated endonuclease Cas3'', with protein sequence MLLSHPNYPLKSHLINTKNRALEKYKPPKLKYFEGEIIREILKIITLSHDFGKATIYFQKYIRGEKVKNSLKKYSTISFLLTNYVIEEFLKNYNIKNNYYQLFSLCVKNHHSFISNPIHDLGSVEENKDLLKEQFNSLDIDFINNILKENNLPVIEDDFSNILEKFYNLEDIYEDLYDENNELKYEFYLLYLYLFSLLICSDKEDAIFKGRIVKSYPTLPYSIENYIKNLPKKNDIDYLRTKMFFEIDKKVDEIDLNHRIYSLNAPTGMGKTLTIFNFALKLANRIKREKGINMRIIYCLPFLSIIDQNYAVLEKVLEKTLKNQITSDILLKHHHLSDISYKIEEEEVDVDESLHLIETWNSKIITTTFMQLFYSIFSNKNKNLKKFYALSNSIIILDEIQAIPYKYWHAINKIFKFLAEEYNIYFILCTATLPMIFEDNIELLDNKEEYFNKMNRTKKRFIMH encoded by the coding sequence ATGCTACTATCTCATCCAAATTATCCTTTAAAAAGTCATCTGATTAATACAAAAAATAGAGCATTGGAAAAATACAAACCTCCAAAATTAAAATATTTTGAAGGAGAAATAATAAGAGAAATTTTAAAAATCATAACATTATCACACGATTTTGGAAAAGCAACAATTTACTTTCAAAAATACATTAGAGGAGAAAAAGTCAAAAATTCTTTAAAAAAATATTCTACAATTTCATTTTTATTAACAAACTATGTAATTGAAGAGTTTCTAAAGAATTACAACATAAAAAATAACTATTATCAACTATTTTCTTTGTGTGTTAAAAATCACCACTCCTTTATAAGCAATCCAATACACGACTTAGGTAGTGTAGAGGAAAATAAAGACTTACTAAAAGAGCAGTTTAACTCATTGGACATTGATTTTATAAACAATATTTTGAAAGAAAATAATTTACCAGTAATTGAAGATGACTTTTCTAATATCTTAGAAAAATTTTATAATTTAGAGGATATTTATGAAGATTTGTATGATGAAAATAATGAGCTAAAATATGAGTTCTATTTACTCTACCTATATTTATTTTCGTTGTTAATATGTTCTGACAAAGAAGATGCAATATTTAAAGGTAGAATTGTAAAAAGCTATCCAACACTACCATATAGCATTGAAAATTATATCAAAAATCTCCCAAAGAAAAATGACATTGACTATCTAAGAACAAAAATGTTTTTTGAAATAGATAAAAAGGTTGATGAAATTGATTTGAATCATAGAATTTACTCTTTGAATGCTCCAACTGGAATGGGAAAAACTTTAACTATCTTCAATTTTGCATTAAAATTGGCTAATAGAATCAAAAGAGAAAAAGGCATTAACATGAGAATAATTTATTGCCTACCATTTTTAAGTATCATAGACCAAAATTATGCTGTTTTAGAAAAAGTATTAGAAAAAACTTTAAAAAATCAAATAACATCTGATATTCTTTTAAAACATCACCACTTATCAGATATTTCTTATAAAATAGAGGAGGAAGAAGTAGATGTTGATGAATCTCTCCATTTAATAGAAACATGGAACTCAAAAATAATAACTACAACTTTTATGCAACTTTTTTATAGTATATTTTCTAACAAAAACAAAAATTTAAAAAAATTTTATGCATTAAGTAATTCAATAATTATCTTAGATGAGATACAGGCAATTCCTTATAAATATTGGCATGCGATAAATAAAATCTTCAAATTTTTGGCAGAGGAATATAATATTTACTTTATATTATGCACAGCAACACTTCCAATGATTTTTGAAGATAATATAGAGCTCTTAGATAATAAAGAAGAATACTTCAACAAAATGAATAGAACAAAAAAGAGATTTATAATGCATTAA
- a CDS encoding CRISPR-associated endonuclease Cas6, giving the protein MQIPLLIVRLKTDKPLKKSQTPFLRGYILNIFGKENYVELHNHSGNGFVYTYPKIQYKIISGDAVLIGIKEGINILGEIILDIRELNLKGEVYKVVNGYAKVKFEEFGVADEMIKYKFISPWIALNEKNYLKYKELDDEGKKELLERILVGNVLSMSKYLNYTVEEKLKAEFLKFNDLVVKYKGNKFIGFFGEFLINFNIPNYLGIGRKVSKGFGSVVRIP; this is encoded by the coding sequence GTGCAAATTCCACTTTTAATAGTTCGTTTAAAAACAGATAAACCACTTAAAAAATCACAAACACCATTTTTGAGAGGTTATATTTTAAATATATTTGGTAAAGAAAATTATGTGGAGTTGCATAATCATAGCGGGAATGGTTTTGTCTATACCTATCCAAAAATACAGTATAAAATCATTAGTGGAGATGCTGTTTTAATTGGTATAAAAGAAGGAATAAACATTTTGGGAGAGATTATTTTAGACATTAGAGAGTTGAATTTGAAAGGGGAAGTTTATAAGGTTGTAAATGGTTATGCAAAGGTTAAATTTGAAGAATTTGGAGTTGCTGATGAGATGATAAAATATAAGTTTATCTCTCCATGGATTGCTTTGAATGAGAAAAATTATTTAAAATATAAAGAGTTGGATGATGAAGGAAAAAAAGAACTGTTAGAAAGGATTTTAGTTGGAAATGTTTTGTCAATGAGTAAGTATTTAAATTACACTGTTGAAGAAAAACTAAAAGCAGAGTTTTTAAAATTTAATGATTTAGTTGTTAAATACAAAGGCAATAAGTTTATTGGCTTTTTTGGAGAATTTTTAATTAACTTTAATATTCCAAATTATTTAGGAATTGGTAGAAAAGTTTCTAAGGGCTTTGGAAGTGTTGTTAGAATACCATAG
- a CDS encoding B12-binding domain-containing radical SAM protein: MIKNVAIIYPNKFKAGISCLAVHILAKHLSKFKDINVSVYFLENYHKIKNFDAIFITLQYENDYFNAIKIVKDLRKTNSNAVFVAGGPCIMENFYPIAEFFDAVIVGEIEDSDVMLKVINREFDTEGVYSKHIDKDVVKRIYPKKLTIDDYPIYQPTSEEGSYGKSFLLELGRGCPRRCRFCLARAIYYPPRFRKLNDLMYLAEEGVKVNKVNKVALIAPSVGDYKYIVELCNFLDDLGVQISPSSLRADTLNEELMKILRQKTLTIAPEAGSERLREFIKKDIKEGDIFNAVDLAKKFEVNKIKLYFMVGIPTETEEDIEKLINLTKKIKKEIKKVEVSINPMIPKPHTDFEIEEFDLTSKKKIKYIEKNLRKEGVKVEYENFNSMICQCVLARGDENLSNYLDVSKNPTNLISALKKDKLLDKYLGKIDKMPWKNIVI, translated from the coding sequence ATGATAAAGAATGTTGCTATAATCTATCCAAACAAATTTAAAGCTGGAATTTCTTGCTTAGCTGTTCATATTTTAGCCAAGCACTTATCTAAATTTAAAGATATAAATGTAAGTGTGTATTTCTTAGAAAACTATCACAAAATAAAAAATTTTGATGCAATTTTTATAACTTTGCAGTATGAAAATGATTACTTTAATGCAATAAAAATAGTTAAAGATTTAAGAAAAACTAATTCTAATGCAGTTTTTGTTGCTGGAGGGCCTTGTATAATGGAAAACTTTTATCCTATAGCTGAGTTTTTTGATGCTGTTATAGTTGGAGAGATTGAAGATAGCGATGTTATGCTAAAAGTGATAAATAGAGAGTTTGATACAGAGGGAGTTTATTCAAAACATATAGATAAAGATGTTGTTAAGAGGATATATCCAAAAAAATTAACCATAGATGATTATCCAATATATCAACCAACTTCTGAAGAAGGATCTTATGGAAAATCATTTTTGTTAGAGCTTGGAAGAGGCTGCCCAAGAAGATGTAGATTTTGCTTAGCAAGAGCTATATATTATCCACCAAGGTTTAGAAAACTTAATGATTTAATGTATTTGGCAGAAGAAGGAGTTAAAGTTAATAAAGTTAATAAGGTGGCATTAATAGCTCCATCAGTTGGAGATTATAAGTATATAGTTGAACTCTGTAACTTTTTGGACGATTTAGGAGTTCAAATATCTCCATCTTCTTTAAGGGCAGATACTTTAAATGAAGAACTAATGAAAATTTTAAGGCAAAAAACTTTAACTATAGCTCCAGAAGCTGGAAGTGAGAGACTGAGAGAATTTATAAAAAAAGATATTAAAGAGGGAGATATATTTAACGCGGTTGATTTAGCTAAGAAATTTGAAGTTAATAAGATAAAACTCTATTTTATGGTTGGTATTCCAACAGAAACAGAGGAAGATATTGAAAAGCTTATAAATTTAACAAAGAAGATAAAAAAAGAGATTAAAAAAGTTGAAGTATCAATTAATCCAATGATTCCAAAGCCACATACAGATTTTGAGATAGAGGAGTTTGATTTAACATCAAAGAAAAAAATTAAGTATATTGAAAAAAATCTAAGAAAAGAAGGAGTTAAAGTGGAGTATGAGAACTTTAATTCTATGATTTGTCAGTGTGTTTTAGCCAGAGGAGATGAAAATCTTAGTAATTATTTGGATGTTTCAAAAAATCCAACAAACTTAATTAGTGCATTAAAAAAAGATAAGTTATTGGATAAATACTTAGGGAAGATAGATAAAATGCCTTGGAAAAATATAGTTATCTAA
- a CDS encoding helicase, producing MDLEGDFYYLSTNIYPKERLNRIKEINRNKNRKIIVSTQLIEAGVDISVDVIYRDIAPFDAINQTAGRRHNEGRRGIVNIVKLVDDKGRKYASYIYEKHLITKTEELLNKYDVIDEREFLKLNIKYFQKLRNYKDKSKEILKIIENFKYDEINNKFKLIENPPSIDLFVCVEDEAEKVWGEYKTIMEIKNIYERRKKFLEIKKKFYEYVISVPEYSIKGKNILFNHLDKIDEKYYDRETGFKIVEDNTLIL from the coding sequence ATGGATTTAGAGGGAGATTTTTACTATTTATCAACAAACATCTATCCAAAAGAGAGATTAAATAGGATTAAAGAAATAAACAGAAATAAGAATAGGAAGATTATTGTTTCAACTCAATTAATTGAGGCTGGAGTTGATATAAGCGTTGATGTGATTTATAGAGATATTGCTCCTTTTGATGCTATAAATCAAACTGCTGGAAGGAGACATAATGAAGGTAGAAGGGGAATAGTAAATATTGTTAAGTTAGTGGATGATAAAGGAAGGAAATATGCCTCTTACATTTATGAAAAGCATCTTATAACTAAGACAGAGGAATTGTTAAATAAGTATGATGTTATTGATGAAAGAGAATTTTTAAAATTAAACATCAAATATTTCCAAAAATTGAGGAATTATAAGGACAAATCAAAAGAAATCTTAAAAATAATTGAGAACTTTAAATATGATGAAATTAATAATAAATTTAAGCTAATTGAAAATCCTCCATCTATTGACTTGTTTGTTTGTGTTGAAGATGAAGCAGAAAAGGTTTGGGGGGAATATAAGACAATAATGGAAATAAAAAATATTTATGAAAGAAGAAAAAAATTTTTAGAAATAAAAAAGAAGTTTTATGAGTATGTTATAAGTGTTCCAGAGTATAGTATAAAAGGAAAGAATATTTTATTTAACCATTTGGATAAAATTGATGAAAAATATTATGATAGAGAAACGGGGTTTAAGATTGTTGAAGATAATACACTAATACTATAA